A genome region from Triplophysa rosa linkage group LG24, Trosa_1v2, whole genome shotgun sequence includes the following:
- the sim1b gene encoding SIM bHLH transcription factor 1b: MKEKSKTAARTRREKENSEFYELAKMLPLPSAITSQLDKASIIRLTSSYLKMRLVFPQGLGEVWGHAPRGRSLDNDTTRELGSHLLQVIISKMLQTLDGFIFVVAADGKIMYISETASVHLGLSQVELTGNSIYEYVHPADHDEMAAVLTPQPSYHSHFIQEYEVERSFFLRMKCVLAKRNAGLTSGGYKVIHCSGYLKVRQFTLDSTPFDGCYQNVGLVAVGHTLPPSAVTEIKLHSNMFMFRASLDMKLIFLDSRVSELTGYEPQDLIEKTLYHHVHSCDSFHLRCAHHLLLVKGQVTTKYYRFLSKRGGWVWVQSYATIVHNSRSSRPHCIVSVNYVLTDTEYKGMVLSLDQLNPSKPAFLYGNHSDRDDKLMDKTTESNARSKILISPYTQQFPAFPPDRSESDHDSQWGSSPLTDSTSPQRLDQGETSETACAYRRFGESGSLCYSLSQGDMMHTCHTHTPPQTLCDPSPARCQAGRYVLGVRDQIGREGWWENTRSVPSLTKAAQHNGGEFECRTLHHHSHAHWDDEHVVSSPGGGSSGDSGDSCHDNRPFHSSPQETAIRGKEELIKVEDSEMAGYSSVLFSPVPSVVRRTPGTLILCRDALVTGSHDDKDGSPASLSGLSSPGSDRLSHPTNDYHRPPSVSPHTGVQGSPLLYLSQDREAVSGHGRSAYPLTGGDLEALSRAEGLRGFPAHYDVNSHVHLQTNGTHTHNSTSVIITHSS, from the exons ATGAAGGAGAAATCAAAGACGGCAGCGAGGACTCGACGGGAAAAAGAAAACAGCGAGTTTTACGAGCTCGCCAAAATGTTGCCGTTACCGTCGGCCATCACGTCTCAGCTGGACAAAGCGTCAATCATTCGACTGACCAGCAGCTACCTGAAGATGCGCCTGGTGTTCCCGCAAG GTTTGGGGGAGGTCTGGGGCCATGCACCACGAGGGAGATCTTTAGATAATGACACAACTCGTGAACTGGGATCTCATTTACTTCAGGTAATAATCAGCAAGATGCTCCAG ACGTTGGATGGGTTTATCTTCGTGGTTGCAGCAGATGGAAAGATCATGTATATCTCTGAGACTGCATCAGTTCATCTGGGTCTATCGCAG GTAGAGTTAACTGGAAACAGTATTTATGAATACGTTCATCCGGCCGACCATGATGAGATGGCCGCGGTCCTGACACCACAACCCTCATATCACTCACACTTCATCCAAG aGTATGAGGTGGAGCGGTCATTCTTCCTCAGAATGAAATGTGTGTTGGCGAAACGTAACGCAGGTCTGACAAGCGGAGGATATAAG GTGATTCACTGCAGTGGTTACCTGAAGGTCAGACAGTTCACTCTGGACTCCACACCGTTTGATGGATGTTATCAGAATGTGGGTCTGGTGGCGGTGGGACACACGCTTCCCCCCAGCGCCGTCACTGAGATTAAACTGCACAGTAACATGTTCATGTTCCGGGCCAGCCTTGATATGAAGCTCATTTTCCTGGACTCCAG ggtTTCAGAGCTGACAGGATATGAACCACAGGACCTGATTGAGAAGACCCTGTATCATCATGTGCACAGCTGTGACAGCTTCCACCTGCGCTGTGCTCATCACCTGT tgctTGTTAAAGGTCAAGTGACCACTAAGTATTATCGTTTTCTGTCTAAACGTGGTGGATGGGTTTGGGTTCAGAGTTACGCTACGATCGTGCACAACAGCCGCTCATCCAGACCACACTGTATCGTCAGCGTCAACTACGTCCTCAC ggacACAGAATATAAGGGAATGGTGCTGTCTCTGGACCAGTTAAATCCCAGTAAACCAGCATTCCTGTACGGTAACCATAGTGACAGAGACGACAAACTGATGGACAAAACTACAGAGTCAAATGCACGGAGTAAAATCCTGATTTCTCCTTATACACAG CAGTTCCCGGCGTTCCCCCCCGATCGCTCTGAATCCGACCACGACAGCCAATGGGGTAGCAGCCCGCTGACAGACTCCACCTCTCCACAGCGACTGGATCAGGGCGAGACGTCAGAAACAGCGTGTGCTTACAGACGCTTCGGTGAAAGCGGCTCACTGTGTTACAGTCTGTCTCAGGGTGACATGATGCAcacctgtcacacacacacacctcctcAAACGCTGTGTGACCCGTCTCCAGCCCGCTGTCAGGCCGGTCGTTACGTGCTGGGCGTGAGAGATCAGATCGGGCGAGAGGGCTGGTGGGAAAACACGCGTTCTGTGCCGTCTCTTACAAAAGCAGCTCAACACAACGGAGGAGAGTTTGAGTGCAGAACGCTCCATCATCATTCTCACG CTCACTGGGACGATGAGCATGTGGTCAGTTCTCCAGGAGGAGGGTCATCGGGAGATTCTGGAGACAGTTGCCATGACAACAGGCCGTTTCACTCCAGCCCGCAGGAAACCGCCATAAGAGGAAAAGAGGAGTTGATTAAGGTGGAGGACAGTGAGATGGCCGGTTACTCCTCCGTTCTCTTCTCCCCTGTGCCCAGCGTGGTGCGCCGCACGCCCGGGACCCTCATCCTGTGTCGAGATGCCTTGGTAACAGGTTCCCATGATGACAAGGATGGGAGTCCCGCGTCTCTCTCCGGACTGAGCAGCCCGGGTTCGGACAGACTGTCTCACCCCACGAATGACTACCACCGACCACCGTCCGTCTCACCTCACACGGGCGTTCAGGGCAGCCCACTGCTCTATCTCAGCCAGGACAGAGAGGCCGTCAGCGGGCACGGACGCTCGGCCTATCCCCTCACTGGAGGAGATCTGGAGGCGTTGAGTAGAGCAGAAGGTTTGAGAGGTTTTCCAGCACATTACGACGTGAACTCACACGTACACTTACAAACAaacggcacacacacacacaacagcacatCAGTTATCATCACACACAGCAGCTGA